The following proteins are encoded in a genomic region of Pseudodesulfovibrio mercurii:
- the pstA gene encoding phosphate ABC transporter permease PstA, with product MTEMASTEMTMNDSNIPDTPGLRFRRKATQEVWFSLFRIAVAINALALFIIVGYMIYYGFPAISWDFLTTQPTEGGLAGGIFPCIVGTFYLSLGSMALALPLGVAAAIYLHEYAAPGPFMRVVRLCINNLAGVPSVVFGLFGMAFFVAGRDLGGLGMGVSIASGCMTLAVLILPVIIGTSEEALRSVPNTYREASLGLGATKWQTIFKVVLPSAMPGVLTGSILSISRAAGETAAIMFTAAASYNPTLPGSIFDEVMALPYQIYSLSVSSTDPEATLPLQYGTSLVLVALVLGMNLVAIMLRSHLRKKLS from the coding sequence ATGACCGAAATGGCAAGCACCGAAATGACCATGAACGATTCCAACATCCCGGACACCCCGGGCCTGCGCTTCCGGCGCAAGGCGACCCAGGAGGTCTGGTTCAGCCTGTTCCGGATCGCCGTGGCCATCAACGCCCTGGCCCTGTTCATCATCGTGGGCTACATGATCTACTACGGATTCCCGGCCATCAGCTGGGATTTCCTGACCACACAGCCCACCGAGGGCGGCCTGGCGGGCGGCATCTTCCCGTGCATCGTGGGCACGTTCTACCTCTCCCTGGGGTCCATGGCCCTGGCCCTGCCGCTGGGCGTGGCCGCGGCCATCTACCTGCACGAGTACGCCGCACCCGGCCCGTTCATGCGCGTGGTCCGGCTGTGCATCAACAACCTGGCGGGCGTGCCGTCCGTGGTCTTCGGCCTGTTCGGCATGGCCTTTTTCGTGGCCGGGCGCGATCTGGGCGGCCTGGGCATGGGCGTGTCCATCGCCTCGGGCTGCATGACGCTGGCCGTGCTCATCCTGCCGGTCATCATCGGCACCTCGGAGGAGGCGCTCCGGAGCGTGCCCAACACCTACCGCGAGGCCTCGCTGGGGCTGGGCGCGACCAAGTGGCAGACCATCTTCAAGGTCGTCCTGCCCTCGGCCATGCCCGGCGTGCTGACCGGCTCGATCCTGTCCATCTCCCGCGCGGCGGGCGAGACCGCGGCGATCATGTTCACGGCGGCGGCCAGCTACAACCCGACCCTGCCGGGCTCCATCTTCGACGAAGTCATGGCCCTGCCCTACCAGATCTATTCCCTGTCCGTTTCCTCCACCGACCCCGAGGCCACCCTGCCCCTCCAGTACGGCACGTCGCTGGTCCTGGTGGCCCTGGTCCTGGGCATGAACCTGGTGGCCATCATGCTCCGCTCGCACCTGCGCAAGAAACTCAGCTAG
- a CDS encoding glycosyltransferase, translating into MKLPPVHHHTGLEASGGATRVARLLLEGLGRRGVETCLSFELAEEADGAAMQPEEFGARLPEGTVAHVHCTGDWPALLGSIPTGTKVVVTLHDCELFTGGCPYPLNCPMREDGCADPCPRNFPDAEGLRKRKLAEVRRLEPALVAPSRWLARLARTHLLRPVRVIPNGIPWPTGLRTKNDARRALGIHPAARVALFAAHGGMNAAYKSGDTWQDIWERLKKALPDLVCFAVGGDREERRDDFILWPYVDRAKLALLMTASDALLYPTRADNHSLVVLEAMAAGLPVVAYGVGGVPEQIVDRLTGMLVPPGDRDRFVDTALSVLSSRSLVRQLGREAFLSGGRKFTAERMVVDYARLYAGL; encoded by the coding sequence ATGAAGCTGCCCCCGGTCCATCACCACACCGGCCTGGAGGCGAGCGGCGGGGCCACCCGCGTGGCCCGGCTGCTCCTCGAAGGGCTCGGGCGGCGCGGGGTGGAGACCTGCCTGTCCTTCGAACTGGCCGAGGAGGCCGACGGCGCGGCCATGCAGCCCGAGGAGTTCGGCGCGCGCCTGCCCGAGGGCACCGTGGCCCACGTGCACTGCACCGGGGATTGGCCCGCCCTGCTCGGGTCCATCCCCACCGGGACCAAGGTGGTCGTCACCCTGCACGACTGCGAGCTGTTCACCGGCGGCTGTCCCTATCCCCTGAACTGCCCCATGCGGGAGGACGGCTGCGCCGACCCCTGCCCGCGCAATTTCCCGGACGCCGAGGGGCTGCGCAAGCGCAAGCTGGCCGAGGTCCGGCGGCTGGAGCCTGCCCTGGTGGCCCCGTCCCGCTGGCTGGCCCGGCTGGCCAGGACCCACCTGCTCCGGCCGGTCCGGGTCATCCCCAACGGCATCCCCTGGCCCACCGGGCTGCGCACCAAGAACGACGCCCGCCGGGCGCTCGGCATCCACCCGGCCGCGCGCGTGGCCCTGTTCGCGGCCCACGGCGGCATGAACGCGGCCTACAAGTCCGGCGACACCTGGCAGGACATCTGGGAGCGCCTCAAGAAGGCCCTGCCCGACCTGGTCTGCTTCGCCGTGGGCGGGGACCGCGAGGAGCGGCGCGACGACTTCATCCTCTGGCCCTACGTGGACCGCGCCAAGCTCGCCCTGCTCATGACCGCGTCCGACGCCCTGCTCTATCCCACCCGCGCCGACAACCACTCCCTGGTCGTCCTGGAGGCCATGGCCGCCGGACTGCCCGTGGTGGCCTACGGCGTGGGCGGCGTGCCCGAACAGATCGTGGACCGCCTGACCGGCATGCTCGTGCCTCCCGGCGACCGCGACCGCTTCGTGGACACCGCCCTGTCCGTCCTGTCCAGCCGCTCCCTGGTCCGCCAGCTCGGCCGCGAGGCGTTCCTGTCCGGCGGCCGGAAATTCACCGCCGAACGCATGGTCGTGGACTACGCCCGGCTGTACGCGGGGTTGTAG
- a CDS encoding bifunctional acetate--CoA ligase family protein/GNAT family N-acetyltransferase, with the protein MSVTNLEYLFKPTSVAVIGATNDPRNAGNIVMRNIMAGGFLGPVMPVSSQAEAIAGVLTHPSVRHLPKTPDLAVVCSPLEEVPEVIHSLKERGTRAAVIMGAGFASMSYEESQDIKSTILSIAQPPDIRILGPKSLGFMVPSLNLNASLAHARVEPGKVAFISQSDSLFATVLDWAIDKGVGFSHMVALGSRIDVTFADILDYLGSDPLTRSIMLYVESIKDAREFMSAARAASRNKPVLVIRPGQALDTVLGDLKLRETGDGRHSDEIYDVAFRRAGMLRVEDIDGLFDAAQTLSTPRQVFGRRLAILTNGTSAGILAADRLLVGGGEMAPLSEETIKGIDGVLGEGNWSRANPVDIPFNADGKAYSEVLKLLIKDKNSNGILAMHVPWAAQPDVEVAEAIRDSLKRVRRMVLTAWLGSGKAGQAREIFRNADIPTYETPTQAVQAFLYMAEYLHNQEMLIETPDSLPTDFFPDTSRARDIVRKALDTGRKALTEPEAKDILAAYGIPVVETRIAVSAKEAVIAADALGYPVALKLRSPQVPQPYDVGGVLLDLETPERVWEGAASILARCTRERPDAYIEGFTVQRMGRRPGAHELSVSARLDPVFGPVLQFGHGGMAREMIQDQAQTLPPLSMSLAREVVSRTRISTLLKGTPSHVPADIDDICLTLIQISQLIVDVPQITAIDINPLYADSEGVLALDAKIDIAPFEGEGESRLAIRPYPRELEECVTLKSGRQVTLRPIRPEDEETHRAFLANLSDEDLRLRFFGVVQREFDHKDIARFTQIDYDREMAFIATALTERGEPETLGVMRTNTKPDNSEAEFAIVVRSDLKGEGLGSMLFYKGIRYTKERGTKVLIGQTMLENKAMQGLSRKFGFEIAPDPHDPDLVDMILDMDTVDL; encoded by the coding sequence ATGAGCGTCACCAACCTCGAATATCTCTTCAAGCCCACCTCCGTCGCGGTTATCGGGGCCACCAACGATCCGCGCAACGCGGGCAATATCGTCATGCGCAACATCATGGCCGGTGGATTCCTGGGGCCGGTCATGCCGGTCTCGTCCCAGGCCGAGGCCATCGCCGGGGTGCTGACCCATCCCTCGGTCCGGCACCTGCCCAAGACCCCGGACCTGGCCGTGGTCTGCTCGCCCCTGGAGGAGGTCCCGGAGGTCATCCACTCCCTCAAGGAGCGGGGCACCCGCGCGGCCGTCATCATGGGCGCGGGCTTCGCCTCCATGTCCTACGAGGAGAGCCAGGACATCAAGTCCACCATCCTGTCCATCGCCCAGCCGCCGGATATCCGCATCCTCGGGCCCAAGTCCCTGGGCTTCATGGTCCCGTCGCTCAACCTGAACGCCTCCCTGGCCCACGCCCGGGTGGAGCCGGGCAAGGTGGCCTTCATCTCGCAGTCCGACTCGCTTTTCGCCACGGTCCTGGACTGGGCCATCGACAAGGGCGTGGGCTTCTCGCACATGGTCGCCCTGGGCAGCCGCATCGACGTGACCTTCGCCGACATCCTGGACTACCTCGGCTCCGACCCCCTGACCCGGTCCATCATGCTCTACGTGGAGTCCATCAAGGACGCCCGCGAGTTCATGTCCGCGGCCCGGGCCGCCTCGCGCAACAAGCCGGTCCTGGTCATCAGGCCGGGCCAGGCCCTGGACACCGTGCTCGGCGACCTCAAGCTGCGCGAGACCGGCGACGGCCGCCATTCCGACGAGATCTACGACGTGGCCTTCCGCCGGGCGGGCATGCTCCGGGTCGAGGACATCGACGGCCTGTTCGACGCGGCCCAGACCCTGTCCACGCCCCGCCAGGTCTTCGGCCGCAGGCTGGCCATCCTGACCAACGGGACCAGCGCGGGCATCCTGGCCGCCGACCGGCTGCTGGTGGGCGGCGGCGAGATGGCCCCCCTGTCCGAGGAGACCATCAAGGGCATCGACGGGGTCCTCGGCGAGGGCAACTGGTCCCGGGCCAACCCCGTGGACATCCCCTTCAACGCCGACGGCAAGGCCTACTCCGAGGTCCTCAAGCTGCTCATCAAGGACAAGAATTCCAATGGCATCCTGGCCATGCACGTGCCCTGGGCCGCCCAGCCCGACGTGGAGGTGGCCGAGGCCATCCGCGACTCCCTGAAGCGGGTCCGGCGCATGGTCCTGACCGCCTGGCTCGGCTCGGGCAAGGCGGGCCAGGCCAGGGAGATTTTCCGCAACGCGGACATCCCCACCTATGAGACCCCCACCCAGGCGGTCCAGGCCTTCCTGTACATGGCCGAGTACCTGCACAACCAGGAGATGCTCATCGAGACCCCGGACTCCCTGCCCACGGACTTTTTCCCGGACACCTCCAGGGCGCGCGACATCGTGCGCAAGGCCCTGGACACCGGGCGCAAGGCGTTGACCGAGCCCGAGGCCAAGGACATCCTGGCCGCCTACGGCATCCCGGTGGTCGAGACGCGCATCGCCGTGTCCGCCAAGGAGGCGGTCATCGCGGCCGACGCCCTGGGCTACCCCGTGGCCCTGAAGCTGCGCAGCCCCCAGGTGCCCCAGCCCTACGACGTGGGCGGCGTGCTCCTGGACCTGGAGACCCCCGAGCGCGTCTGGGAGGGTGCGGCCTCCATCCTGGCCCGCTGCACCCGCGAGCGGCCCGACGCCTACATCGAGGGGTTCACGGTCCAGAGGATGGGCCGCCGCCCCGGCGCGCACGAGCTGTCCGTGTCCGCCCGCCTGGACCCGGTCTTCGGCCCGGTCCTCCAGTTCGGCCACGGCGGCATGGCCCGCGAGATGATCCAGGACCAGGCCCAGACCCTGCCGCCCCTGTCCATGTCCCTGGCCCGCGAGGTGGTCTCGCGCACGCGCATCAGCACCCTGCTCAAGGGCACCCCGTCCCACGTCCCGGCGGACATCGACGACATCTGCCTGACCCTGATCCAGATATCCCAGCTCATCGTGGACGTGCCGCAGATCACGGCCATCGACATCAACCCGCTCTACGCCGACTCCGAGGGCGTGCTCGCCCTGGACGCCAAGATCGACATCGCCCCGTTCGAGGGCGAGGGCGAGTCCCGGCTGGCCATCCGGCCCTATCCCCGCGAGCTGGAGGAGTGCGTCACCCTCAAGTCCGGCCGCCAGGTCACCCTGCGGCCCATCCGGCCCGAGGACGAGGAGACCCACCGCGCCTTCCTGGCCAACCTGTCGGACGAGGACCTGCGGCTGCGCTTCTTCGGCGTGGTCCAGCGCGAGTTCGACCACAAGGACATCGCCCGCTTCACCCAGATCGACTACGACCGGGAGATGGCCTTTATCGCCACGGCCCTGACCGAGCGCGGCGAGCCCGAGACCCTGGGGGTCATGCGCACCAACACCAAGCCGGACAACTCCGAGGCGGAGTTTGCCATCGTGGTCCGCTCGGACCTCAAGGGCGAGGGGCTGGGTTCCATGCTCTTTTACAAGGGCATCCGCTACACCAAGGAGCGCGGCACCAAGGTGCTCATCGGCCAGACCATGCTCGAGAACAAGGCCATGCAGGGGCTGTCCCGGAAGTTCGGCTTCGAGATCGCGCCCGATCCCCACGACCCGGACCTGGTGGACATGATCCTGGACATGGACACGGTGGACCTTTAG
- a CDS encoding CBS and ACT domain-containing protein, whose amino-acid sequence MLVANWMTKDVITITPERSMMKASKLMKDKAISRLPVVDESGRIIGIVSDRDIKDASPSKATTLDVHELYYLLSEIKIADIMTKKVVTIRDTETVEKAAVLMLEGNFGGLPVVDENDHVVGIITDTDIFKVLVEISGIYEGGAQFCLRLSTAAGSLRPVLAFLKDHGARIMSIMTHNVPESEGFKNVYIRIRDMEKPEFKRLQQGLAENFDVVYWAIDSVHNVI is encoded by the coding sequence ATGCTGGTAGCCAACTGGATGACCAAGGACGTCATCACCATCACCCCGGAACGCTCCATGATGAAGGCCTCCAAGCTGATGAAGGACAAGGCCATCAGCCGTCTGCCCGTGGTGGACGAGAGCGGCAGGATCATCGGCATCGTCTCGGACCGCGACATCAAGGACGCTTCGCCGTCCAAGGCCACCACCCTGGACGTGCACGAGCTGTACTACCTCCTGTCCGAGATCAAGATCGCGGACATCATGACCAAGAAGGTGGTCACCATCCGCGACACCGAGACCGTGGAAAAGGCCGCGGTGCTCATGCTTGAGGGCAACTTCGGCGGCCTGCCGGTGGTGGACGAGAACGACCACGTGGTGGGCATCATCACGGACACGGACATCTTCAAGGTCCTGGTCGAGATCTCCGGCATCTACGAGGGCGGCGCCCAGTTCTGCCTGCGCCTGTCCACGGCCGCCGGCAGCCTGCGCCCGGTGCTGGCCTTTCTCAAGGATCACGGCGCGCGGATCATGTCCATCATGACCCACAACGTGCCCGAGTCCGAGGGGTTCAAGAACGTCTACATCCGCATCCGCGACATGGAGAAGCCCGAGTTCAAGCGCCTCCAGCAGGGGCTGGCCGAGAACTTCGACGTGGTCTACTGGGCCATCGACTCGGTCCACAACGTCATCTAA
- a CDS encoding tetratricopeptide repeat protein, with translation MRIHALIVVVCLLPAVWGCAGSEGPPPVPPTAEELAVQRREARAAEALAEAMQLRHDDGFLDEDAALGYLDQALELDPDLAMARYYRASILFSQGRADEALADVDRAIELKPDHVQAHYMRGSILLNQGRYREAARDFTEVVKGDPSIAEAFVRRGLCYLRLNRDDEAIDDFGSALAIDPADQDASYNRGMTYLARHDYEAALRDLSQAYVLDSDNVRLLTARGQALLKLKRYGRAAADYRRATELEPGQSALYGLLGEALAGDGRMREAVAAVERALALAVARGDEFLAAQYRAQLAQYRDAALP, from the coding sequence ATGCGAATCCACGCCCTGATTGTTGTTGTCTGCCTGTTGCCGGCCGTGTGGGGCTGCGCCGGAAGTGAGGGGCCGCCGCCCGTTCCGCCCACCGCCGAGGAGCTGGCGGTGCAGCGCCGCGAGGCCCGTGCGGCCGAGGCGCTGGCCGAGGCCATGCAGCTTCGGCACGACGACGGATTCCTGGACGAGGACGCGGCCCTCGGCTACCTGGACCAGGCGCTGGAGCTGGACCCTGACCTGGCCATGGCCCGCTACTACCGGGCGAGCATCCTGTTTTCCCAGGGGCGGGCGGACGAGGCTCTGGCCGACGTGGACCGGGCCATCGAGCTCAAGCCGGACCACGTGCAGGCGCACTACATGCGCGGCTCCATCCTGTTGAATCAGGGGCGGTACCGGGAGGCGGCGCGGGACTTCACCGAGGTGGTCAAGGGGGACCCGTCCATCGCCGAGGCGTTCGTCCGGCGCGGGCTGTGCTATCTGCGGCTGAACCGCGACGACGAGGCCATCGACGACTTCGGCAGCGCGCTGGCCATCGACCCGGCCGACCAGGACGCCAGCTACAACCGGGGCATGACGTACCTGGCCCGGCATGACTACGAGGCCGCCCTGCGCGACCTGTCCCAGGCCTACGTGCTGGACTCGGACAACGTCCGGCTGCTCACGGCGCGGGGCCAGGCTCTGCTCAAGCTCAAGCGGTACGGGCGGGCCGCCGCGGACTACCGGCGGGCCACCGAGCTCGAGCCGGGGCAGAGCGCCCTGTACGGGTTGCTGGGCGAGGCCCTGGCCGGGGACGGGCGCATGCGCGAGGCCGTGGCGGCCGTGGAGCGGGCCCTTGCCCTGGCCGTGGCGCGGGGCGACGAGTTCCTGGCCGCCCAGTACCGGGCGCAGCTCGCCCAGTACCGGGACGCGGCGCTTCCCTAG
- a CDS encoding terminase large subunit domain-containing protein, whose protein sequence is MSNDLYVPREHQARIEAELGRFAVLVCHRRFGKTVLSVNRLINAARETRRDDWRGAYIAPLYRQAKTVVWDELKRYCGFGLDGCTVKFNETELRADFDNGSRIRLFGANNPDSLRGMYLDGVVFDEVAQMPLRVWTEVIRPALSDRKGWAMFIGTPRGKNALYEIWEKGKTDPDWLAAMYRASETGILPVEELEASAREMSPEEYEQEFECSFTAAIRGAYFGQLLADADREGRMTDVPADPSMPVHTAWDLGMSDSTSIWFVQARPGGTFAVIDYYEACGEGLDHYARILDDKGYKYGTHIAPHDIRVRELGTGKSRLETARSLGIRFDIAANIPIQDGINAVRTILPRCWFDETRCAPGIEALRHYRRSFNDRTADFSTRPIHDWTSHAADGFRYFAVGFRQPEPGPRPARSANNYNPFGDTHARD, encoded by the coding sequence ATGTCCAATGACCTGTATGTACCAAGGGAACACCAGGCCCGCATCGAGGCCGAACTCGGCCGGTTCGCGGTCCTGGTCTGCCACCGCCGGTTCGGCAAGACCGTGCTGTCCGTGAACCGGCTCATCAACGCGGCCCGCGAAACCCGCCGCGACGACTGGCGCGGGGCCTACATCGCCCCCCTCTACCGCCAGGCCAAGACCGTGGTCTGGGACGAACTCAAACGATACTGCGGCTTCGGCCTCGACGGCTGCACCGTCAAATTCAACGAGACCGAACTGCGCGCCGACTTCGACAACGGCTCGCGCATCCGCCTGTTCGGTGCCAACAACCCCGACTCCCTGCGCGGCATGTACCTCGACGGCGTGGTCTTCGACGAGGTCGCCCAGATGCCCCTGCGCGTCTGGACCGAGGTCATCCGGCCCGCCCTGTCCGACCGCAAGGGCTGGGCCATGTTCATCGGCACCCCGCGCGGCAAGAACGCCCTGTACGAGATATGGGAAAAGGGCAAGACCGACCCGGACTGGCTGGCCGCCATGTACCGCGCCTCCGAGACCGGCATCCTGCCCGTCGAGGAACTCGAGGCCAGTGCCCGCGAGATGTCGCCCGAGGAATACGAACAGGAGTTCGAATGCTCCTTCACCGCCGCCATCCGGGGGGCCTACTTCGGCCAGCTCCTGGCCGACGCCGACCGCGAGGGCCGCATGACCGACGTGCCCGCCGACCCGTCCATGCCCGTGCACACCGCCTGGGACCTGGGCATGTCCGACTCCACCTCCATCTGGTTCGTCCAGGCCCGGCCAGGCGGCACCTTCGCCGTCATCGACTACTACGAGGCCTGCGGCGAAGGCCTCGACCACTACGCCAGAATCCTCGACGACAAAGGCTACAAATATGGCACCCACATCGCGCCCCACGACATCCGCGTGCGCGAACTCGGCACCGGCAAGTCGCGCCTCGAAACCGCCCGCTCCCTGGGCATCCGCTTCGACATCGCCGCCAACATCCCCATCCAGGACGGCATCAACGCCGTGCGCACCATCCTGCCCCGCTGCTGGTTCGACGAAACCCGCTGCGCGCCCGGCATCGAGGCCCTGCGCCACTACCGCCGCTCCTTCAACGACCGAACCGCCGACTTCTCCACCCGGCCCATCCACGACTGGACCAGCCACGCCGCCGACGGCTTCCGCTACTTCGCCGTGGGCTTCCGGCAACCCGAACCCGGCCCGCGTCCGGCCCGCTCCGCCAATAACTACAACCCGTTCGGAGATACCCATGCCCGTGACTGA
- a CDS encoding DUF6125 family protein, protein MSETSTDGLKELAGVIRQLAAHYGLWLAESVHQLGLEAALDAEGEAGDRLEGILLGKLERALGREPGGLAEGLDPAVLADVAQALRTGWLAADGVWFQAVEKAAGMDAAKRVNDTCWARFAPLEARRVKALLGLPERGGIAALKAGLAARMYGRLNRWEFAEETATSIVFRMTDCRVQTARKRRGLADYPCKSGGVTEYTGFAREMDSRLRCECIGCPPDAHPEEWACAWRFTLAGE, encoded by the coding sequence GTGAGCGAGACGAGTACGGACGGATTGAAGGAGTTGGCCGGGGTGATCCGGCAGTTGGCGGCGCATTACGGGTTGTGGCTGGCGGAGAGCGTGCACCAGTTGGGTCTGGAGGCGGCCCTGGACGCGGAGGGCGAGGCCGGGGACCGGCTGGAGGGGATATTGCTCGGCAAGCTGGAGCGCGCGTTGGGGCGTGAGCCGGGCGGACTGGCGGAGGGGCTGGACCCGGCGGTGCTGGCGGACGTGGCCCAGGCGTTGCGGACGGGCTGGCTGGCGGCGGATGGGGTCTGGTTCCAGGCGGTGGAGAAGGCGGCGGGCATGGACGCGGCCAAGCGGGTCAACGACACGTGTTGGGCCCGGTTCGCGCCCTTGGAGGCCCGGCGGGTCAAGGCGTTGCTCGGGCTGCCGGAGCGGGGCGGGATCGCGGCCCTCAAGGCCGGGTTGGCGGCACGCATGTACGGGCGGCTGAACCGCTGGGAGTTCGCCGAGGAGACCGCGACGTCGATTGTTTTCCGCATGACGGACTGCCGCGTGCAGACGGCCCGCAAGCGGCGCGGGCTGGCCGATTATCCCTGCAAATCCGGCGGGGTGACCGAGTACACGGGGTTTGCGCGAGAGATGGATTCCCGGCTGCGTTGCGAGTGCATCGGCTGCCCGCCCGACGCCCATCCCGAGGAGTGGGCCTGCGCCTGGCGGTTCACCCTGGCCGGGGAGTAG
- a CDS encoding peptidase U32 family protein → MPDAPFIPELLAPAGDMEKLETAILYGADAVYLGGEGLNLRAGAGGFDRQALERAVTRAHQAGVKVYYTLNVYPRQSHMRALREQLDILGELRPDAVIAADPGVIRLLRRELPAIPVHISTQANTSNVEAVRFWRENGAKRVNVARELRSNELGEMLDACRKQMPTMELEVFVHGAMCMAVSGRCYMSALLNDRPGNLGQCSHPCRYEYRPVSMTFEERTRPGEKLWEIREYDNPFTEDFTFDAPEEFAFSTPDRDGPPSQPPADRALSAALDTDNWTKFFAAEDLCLLHYLEWFRRMRVASLKIEGRTKSSAYLAQVVDAYKTALNHAAAGRFQPEPFLAELVNAASRPLTTGFFDPACRGPIAQPPDETEKRPVLARILAPLASGRWLVQTKARWDAAEPVEALVPGLIRPRIAAQDYGLVDEKGQSVDVSHPGQRGVFICDHPELKTGMFLRKPPLPHAAD, encoded by the coding sequence ATGCCCGACGCCCCGTTCATCCCGGAACTGCTCGCCCCTGCGGGCGACATGGAAAAACTCGAGACCGCCATCCTGTACGGCGCTGACGCCGTGTACCTGGGCGGCGAGGGCCTCAACCTGCGCGCCGGAGCGGGCGGGTTCGACCGCCAGGCCCTGGAACGGGCCGTCACCCGCGCCCACCAGGCCGGGGTCAAGGTCTACTACACCCTGAACGTCTACCCGCGCCAGTCGCACATGCGCGCCCTGCGCGAACAGCTCGACATCCTCGGCGAGCTCAGGCCGGACGCTGTCATCGCCGCCGATCCCGGCGTCATCCGGCTGCTCCGGCGCGAGCTGCCCGCCATCCCGGTGCACATCTCCACCCAGGCCAACACCTCCAACGTCGAGGCCGTGCGCTTCTGGCGCGAGAACGGGGCCAAACGCGTCAACGTGGCCCGCGAGCTGCGCTCGAACGAGCTGGGCGAGATGCTCGACGCCTGCCGCAAGCAGATGCCGACCATGGAGCTGGAGGTCTTCGTCCACGGGGCCATGTGCATGGCCGTGTCCGGGCGCTGCTACATGTCCGCCCTGCTCAACGACCGGCCCGGCAACCTCGGCCAGTGCTCCCACCCCTGCCGCTACGAGTACCGGCCCGTGTCCATGACCTTCGAGGAACGCACCCGGCCCGGCGAAAAACTCTGGGAAATCCGCGAATACGACAACCCGTTCACCGAGGACTTCACCTTCGACGCGCCCGAGGAGTTCGCCTTCTCCACCCCGGACCGCGACGGCCCGCCCTCCCAGCCACCGGCCGACCGCGCCCTGTCCGCCGCGCTCGACACCGACAACTGGACCAAGTTCTTCGCCGCCGAAGACCTCTGCCTGCTCCACTACCTGGAATGGTTCCGGCGCATGAGGGTCGCCTCCCTCAAGATCGAGGGCCGCACCAAGAGCTCCGCCTACCTCGCCCAGGTCGTGGACGCCTACAAGACCGCCCTGAACCACGCCGCCGCCGGCCGGTTCCAACCCGAACCCTTCCTGGCGGAACTGGTCAACGCCGCGTCCCGGCCCCTGACCACCGGCTTCTTCGACCCGGCCTGCCGGGGCCCCATCGCCCAGCCGCCCGACGAAACGGAAAAACGGCCCGTGCTCGCCCGCATCCTCGCCCCCCTGGCCTCGGGCCGCTGGCTCGTCCAGACAAAGGCCCGCTGGGATGCCGCCGAACCCGTCGAAGCCCTGGTGCCCGGCCTCATCCGGCCCCGCATCGCCGCCCAGGACTACGGCCTGGTGGACGAAAAGGGCCAGTCCGTGGACGTCTCCCACCCCGGCCAGCGCGGCGTCTTCATCTGCGACCACCCCGAACTCAAGACCGGCATGTTCCTGCGCAAACCCCCGCTCCCGCACGCCGCCGACTAG
- a CDS encoding PHP domain-containing protein: MSIDLHTHTTASDGTLSPTELVELAGETGLDAIAVTDHDTFQGVAEAVEAGKRLGVEVIPGAELSLESPEGAGWIHVVALWVPERADALQKAFDWVIEGRANRNHEIVAKLRSLGVNITYEAVAARAKGTIGRPHFAQELMALGVVSSMDEAFKVWVGDHGRAYVPKRKLTPEQAFPILKDIGATSILAHPFALKLSYPETEKVVRRLMDLGLDGMEVLYSEHSPADTKAFGEMADRLGLLKSGGSDFHGTNKPEIRLGVGRGNLNIPNELLDKMKAARRAKGLPV, from the coding sequence ATGAGCATAGATCTGCACACGCACACCACGGCCTCGGACGGCACGCTGTCGCCCACCGAACTGGTGGAGTTGGCCGGGGAAACCGGGCTGGACGCCATTGCGGTCACGGACCACGACACCTTCCAGGGCGTGGCCGAGGCGGTCGAGGCGGGCAAGCGGCTCGGCGTGGAGGTCATCCCCGGCGCGGAGCTGAGCCTGGAGTCCCCGGAGGGCGCGGGCTGGATCCACGTGGTCGCCCTGTGGGTGCCCGAGCGGGCCGACGCCCTGCAAAAGGCCTTTGACTGGGTCATCGAGGGGCGCGCCAACCGCAACCACGAGATCGTGGCCAAGCTGCGTTCCCTCGGCGTGAACATCACCTACGAGGCCGTGGCCGCCCGGGCCAAGGGGACCATCGGCCGCCCGCATTTCGCCCAGGAGCTCATGGCGCTCGGTGTGGTTTCGTCCATGGACGAGGCCTTCAAGGTCTGGGTCGGCGACCACGGCCGGGCCTACGTGCCCAAGCGCAAGCTCACCCCCGAGCAGGCCTTCCCCATCCTGAAGGATATCGGGGCGACCTCCATCCTGGCCCACCCCTTCGCCCTCAAGCTGAGCTACCCCGAGACCGAAAAGGTGGTCCGCCGCCTCATGGACCTGGGCCTGGACGGCATGGAGGTCCTCTACTCCGAGCATTCCCCCGCGGACACCAAGGCCTTCGGCGAGATGGCCGACCGCCTGGGCCTGCTCAAGAGCGGCGGTTCGGACTTCCACGGGACCAACAAGCCGGAAATCCGGCTCGGCGTGGGCCGGGGCAACCTGAACATCCCCAACGAACTGCTGGATAAAATGAAGGCGGCCCGCCGGGCCAAGGGACTGCCCGTCTAG